Proteins from one Arthrobacter sp. DNA4 genomic window:
- a CDS encoding ABC transporter substrate-binding protein, giving the protein MKLLTTTARGSAAVLTGALLIGSLAACGGGSSQASAKADTSSITLAIDSDSASFGYDPLRVSAAQRQFFEGLYDSLMTLQPDGSTGPGLAKDFSYNADNTVLTLNLKDDITFTDGSKLDAALVKANLDRRSDPALSAYSAVAKGGAQEITSVDVVSPTQVSLTFAKPQPGFEKNLASTTGMIVGKNGVTDTASLSATPDGSGPYTLDPSTVKGNKYVMVKNDKSADAAKYAYKKVVFSVVQDPQARANALVSGQADVAMLTSNTVDFAKSKGVGVTQIGGTVNTMISFDKIGKTAPAFAQEKVRQAIQYAINRQALVDALHKGDVPAWNALPKDSAGFTKDLETTFAYNPDKAKSLLAEAGYPNGFEFTIIASAQTQTDLQAVQKDLAAVGITMKVKMAASTDEAFAAVATTPLGYAPLNWDNPVGVMYGVVLNGFTNVQKATDAQLSAATGELAAAKDDAAVKAAATKLNTRLVESGWMIPLYEALTNQGYNTKKVAPVKFAGTNAYPLLSSYTPAS; this is encoded by the coding sequence ATGAAACTCCTGACCACCACCGCACGCGGCAGCGCTGCCGTCCTGACCGGTGCCTTGCTGATCGGCTCCCTGGCCGCCTGCGGCGGCGGATCCAGCCAGGCCTCCGCCAAAGCCGACACCAGCAGCATCACGCTGGCTATCGACAGCGACTCGGCCTCCTTCGGCTACGACCCGCTGCGCGTCTCCGCAGCGCAACGCCAGTTCTTCGAGGGCCTCTACGACAGCCTGATGACCCTCCAGCCGGACGGCTCCACGGGCCCCGGCCTGGCCAAGGACTTCAGCTACAACGCGGACAACACCGTCCTGACGCTCAACCTCAAGGACGACATCACCTTCACGGACGGCTCGAAGCTTGATGCGGCACTGGTCAAGGCCAACCTGGACCGCCGCTCCGATCCCGCACTGAGCGCGTACTCGGCCGTCGCCAAGGGCGGCGCGCAGGAAATCACCTCGGTGGACGTGGTGAGCCCCACCCAGGTGTCCCTGACGTTCGCCAAGCCGCAGCCGGGATTTGAAAAGAACCTGGCCTCCACCACCGGCATGATCGTGGGCAAGAACGGTGTCACGGACACCGCCAGCCTGTCGGCGACGCCTGACGGTTCCGGCCCGTACACCCTGGACCCCTCCACCGTGAAGGGCAACAAGTACGTGATGGTGAAGAACGACAAGAGCGCCGACGCAGCCAAGTACGCCTACAAGAAGGTGGTCTTCAGCGTGGTCCAGGATCCGCAGGCCCGGGCCAACGCCCTCGTGTCCGGCCAGGCGGACGTGGCGATGCTGACCTCGAACACGGTGGACTTCGCCAAGTCGAAGGGCGTCGGGGTCACCCAGATCGGCGGCACCGTCAACACCATGATCTCCTTCGACAAGATTGGCAAGACCGCACCGGCGTTCGCCCAGGAAAAGGTCCGCCAGGCCATTCAGTACGCCATCAACCGCCAGGCCCTGGTGGATGCCCTGCACAAGGGCGACGTCCCTGCATGGAACGCCCTGCCCAAGGATTCGGCCGGCTTCACCAAGGACCTCGAAACCACATTCGCGTACAACCCGGACAAGGCCAAGAGCCTGCTGGCCGAAGCCGGCTACCCCAACGGCTTCGAGTTCACCATCATCGCCAGCGCGCAGACCCAAACGGACCTGCAGGCCGTCCAGAAGGACCTCGCCGCCGTCGGCATCACCATGAAAGTGAAGATGGCCGCTTCCACCGACGAAGCCTTCGCCGCCGTTGCCACCACGCCCCTGGGCTACGCGCCGCTGAACTGGGACAACCCGGTCGGCGTCATGTACGGCGTCGTCCTCAACGGCTTCACCAACGTCCAGAAGGCCACCGATGCGCAGCTCAGCGCCGCCACCGGCGAACTGGCCGCGGCCAAGGACGACGCCGCCGTCAAGGCAGCCGCCACCAAGCTGAACACCCGCCTGGTGGAGTCCGGCTGGATGATCCCGCTGTACGAGGCGCTCACCAACCAGGGCTACAACACCAAGAAGGTAGCCCCGGTGAAGTTTGCCGGCACCAACGCCTACCCGCTCCTCTCGTCCTACACCCCGGCCAGCTAG